The window TTCCACGATCGATGGTTAATTGGCAGAAACCAGTCCTAAAGGGTTAATGAAGCCGCGGCCTCCCTGTCAAGAATCACCGTAACATCAGGATGCAACTGCAAGACAGAGGCCGGTACATCCTCGGTAACCGGTCCTTGCAGCGACCGTTCAATCGCCCAAGCCTTACTGGCTCCATTGGCCAAAAGAACAATCCGTCGGGCATGCATAATACTTCTGATCCCCATGGAAATAGCTTGTCGGGGAACATCAGCCTTGTTGTCAAAGAAACGGGCGTTAGCCTCAATTGTCTGCTGAGCCAAGTCAACTACCCTCGTCCTGCTACCAAAGGGAGTCTGGGGTTCATTAAAGCCAATATGTCCGTTAACCCCGATGCCAAGAATCTGTAGATCAATGCCTCCAACACCTTCGATTTCCTTCTCGTAGTCTGCACATTCTCTGTCCAAGTCCTCTGCTAGACCCCTAGGAATCCGCACGTTCTCCGGATTAATATCGATCTGATCGAAGAGATTATTGTACATATAATGATGATAGCTGGAGGGATGATTAGGCCCAAGACCTAAGTACTCATCAAGGTTAAAGGTCCGGACCTGTTTAAAACTCACCTGTTGTTTTTGATATAAATCTATTAATGATTTGTAAGTGCCCAAAGGTGTGCTTCCTGTAGC is drawn from Limnochordia bacterium and contains these coding sequences:
- the nagB gene encoding glucosamine-6-phosphate deaminase, producing MRIIITDNYDQLSKQAAQLISNSIHENPKLVLGLATGSTPLGTYKSLIDLYQKQQVSFKQVRTFNLDEYLGLGPNHPSSYHHYMYNNLFDQIDINPENVRIPRGLAEDLDRECADYEKEIEGVGGIDLQILGIGVNGHIGFNEPQTPFGSRTRVVDLAQQTIEANARFFDNKADVPRQAISMGIRSIMHARRIVLLANGASKAWAIERSLQGPVTEDVPASVLQLHPDVTVILDREAAASLTL